Part of the Musa acuminata AAA Group cultivar baxijiao chromosome BXJ3-10, Cavendish_Baxijiao_AAA, whole genome shotgun sequence genome, gtcagacgctatcagcctgccccctgcaaacgAGCACATCATGAAACAGtaaactaccctataaatacccctgcatTCCGAACGGAAAGGAGGATGGGgaaaaaacacttcttcatctaaAATCTACTCCACaccaactaacttgatcgtcggagaggtcgggccgagcaccccgacccgacctttgtgcaagtaCGAAGACGACGACTCCCGCTAGGTACTCGGGCGAGGAACTACCTCCCGGAGACGACGACACCACCACCTCGGCGGACTCGAAGGCTGCCTCGGGGAGATCCCCCCGTTATCCGGGCCCGAACCAAGCCGTGTCGGCCACGGCTTAagattgtttacactaacatttttgcactagaaggagggctcggaatgtcgggtgatcacccgagcggctcaTATGAGCCCACGACTGAGAGGTCGCATCTGACTgaagcctcgggggaacatcccccgcacggatACCATcatgacgaacaccccgccacgacctcggAACGATATTGGCGAATATTTAGCGACCCGGGCATGTCGCCGCCCTATGGCGCCCCAGCCGACTCGACGCCcatgtcacccgaggcctttcaggacctcgcccgtCAAGTTCGAGCTCTGATGGATATGGTGCAAACTATTATTccgctcgtttctcatccgaTGCACCCACCTGCGATCCGACCACTGCGACAACAGGAgccgcccgttcgggcccacatgacacttccggagccccccacttcgcctcgggtccgatcgaccccactcggggatccagtgatggcaaacccgagcggccgcccggaacccgaggcactctcttcggacTCTCTACGGGCTcagttgcgcttcgtcagccagcgactcgacgaggtgcaAAAAGAGGTTCAtaggtccaagggagagctcggggaggatgcACACTAAGGGTTTCCCTTCACACCCGAGATATGAGATCAgacagtccccccggacttccaACTCCCCTCTCTTGATgcttacgatggctccaccgacccgGCGGATCATGTAGCTGCTTTTCACGCCcggatggcgctatacgggacctctgatgccctgatgtgtaGAGTGTTTCCCACCATTCTGAGAGGGCTGGCCCACATGTGGTTCGGCGGCTTGAAGACCGAAACGATCgcgtccttcgaccagctcgtcaatgacttcgagctccacttcatggCCTATGCACGGTCGAAGCCTTCCGCGGCACTGCTCCTTGGACTCaagcaaagggaggacgagcctctctcacattttgtggatcgctttgccatgcAAATTCGGGGtttgccggacactcacccctctctgttagtgtaGGCGTTCATGATAGgcatgcgaccttccagattcctctggtccctcgtggagcgacctcccaccgcggtgccagagatgctccaacgggctaGCCGGTACATCACAGCGGAGACCTGGGCAGCCGggaggagaagggacgacttcCGGCTGCCGGCCCCATGAGAGAGGTCAAGCACCCGCAGTGGCTACCCAATGTAGTGCTCATGAAAGAAATCGAAGCCCCGCCTCGGCCTTttccgagcgaaggttcagtatctacctTACCCCCCCTCGGCTCGCTGATTAGCCATGACCTAAACTCTACCGAGTCTACACGGCTCGGCGGGAGACAACCTCGAGCCGTGTCCCTCGTCCATAGtctgccgagtccacctcagcacgACCGTCCCACCTACGTCGTGCTACTCGATCgcacgatgcccgagaccacacctgcgcggtttgcccgcctgcgtcgtgctactcagtcgcacgatgcccgagaccacacctgtgcggtttgcccgcctgcgtcgtgctactcagtcgcacgatgcccgagaccacacctgcgcggtttgcccgcctgcgtcgtgctactcggtcgcacgatgcccgagaccacacctgcgcggtttgcccgcctgcgtcgtgctcctcggcttcttgctcccgagacacacctgcgcagccagcccgcctgcgtcgtgctcctcagcttcctgctcccgagacacacctgcgcggccagctcgcctgcgtcgtgcttctcggcttcctgctcccgagacacacctgcgcggccagcccgcctgcgtcatgctcctcggcttcctgctcccgagacacacctgcgcggccagctagcctgcgtcgtgctcctcggcttcctgctcccgagaccacgcctgcacggCCAGCTCGCCTCCTCGGCTtcttgctcccgagacacacctgcgcggttcacccgcctgcgtcgtgctcctcggccctcatctcccgagaccacgcctgcgcggttcacccgcctgcgtcgtgctcctcggctctcagctcccgagacacacctgcgcggttcacccgcctgtgtcgtgctcctcggccctcatctcccgagaccacgcctgcgcggttcacctgcctgcgtcgtgcccctcggccctcagctcccgagacacacctgcgcagttcacccgcctgcgtcgtgctcctcggcttcctgctcccgtgacacacctgcgcggctagccctcctgcgtcgtgctcctcggccctcctgCTCCCGAGACCGCACCCGCGCGGTTCACGCGCCTATGCCGCGCTCCTCGGCCATGCGTCACTCAAGACCCCCGCCCCATCCCGGACTGTTCAAACCAAACAGTATCCATCGGCTGCACCTTACCCGCGATACCGCCATGCACACCCCccaaccacccccccccccccccttcccttTTTGCTGCTAACCTCCCCAGTATCCATGCCCCCCCGTGGTAAACCAACGAACAATCTCAGAGCTaagagccatgcatcggactcccagtACGAGAACCGAcgtatagcttctttccggggaggaatatgatgaggataataatggcgacaagactcgcATGACGTCAGCTGTCCCAAATAATGCCTCACAACCCATGGTCAATGCAGACCAAAACGCCAACTGAGGCGCATTAACGCttgctcaggctcggttcttcacgtcacatcaacaccaatgtcagacgctactagcctgccccctgcaaacaagcacatcaggaaacagtaagctaccCTATAAATAAACGAAAAGGAGGACGGGgaaaaaacacttcttcatctgaaatccACTCCACaccaactaacttgatcgtcagagaggtcgggccgagcaccccgacccgacctttgtgcaggtacgaagacgaCGACTCCCCCTAGGTACTTGGGCGAGGAACTGCCTCCCGGAGATGACGTCCCGGAGATGAACTGCCTCAGGGAGATCCCCCCGTCATCCGGGCCCGAACCAAGCCGCATCGGCCcggaggccacggcttaaggttgtttacactaacaccaCTCGAAGGGTCAACGCAAATTAAAAGACCGGCATCCCGATCTTCAAACCAAATACATGTTTGCGTATCGCAGCATGCTCGATAAATTGCTCATGAAAACTACATATTTATCTACGATTGGCTCGGTGGAGATGCATGGATGTCTTAGTCTTAGCTCAGCAAATATGGCTACTGTGTTTGCCATTCGGGGTGGGTTCGGTGAAGTGTCCGAATCAAGTCGGTCACGCCATCTAACACCGCGAGGGATGAGGTAAGCTGACGAATGGACAAAGGAATAAACCAACGCTCAGACTGCTGCCTGAGAACCACCAGATGCCGACACATGGACCTACTCCTTGCGTTGGCATCACCTCATGCTGACATCCGCAACGTTTTTCAGTTGTTTGGGTGAGAGCAGTCCTTTTTGAAACGACATTTGTCCAACCTGTACGTCCTCGAATGGGTGTTGGGTAGAACGCAAGCGATTGTTATCAACTTTAACACTCGAATGATCCATGCAATGGTGGAGAGAGACGTGGGTGGACCACAGCATTAACCTCTTCCTCGTAACCAAGTGGCGAGGATCGGAAGTCTAATTTGTGGCTCGATCGGGTTGGCGAGGATGACTTCCGCCATTGACGTGAATTAATCGATCGACGTCCGGTCACACACGGGAACATACGCGGCGAGAAACGAGTCGGGAGCGGTTGGTGAGGGCCTCGTCTGAGGATGACTTCCTGTCGCAGTATCTCCACCACGACGCTTACGATATTTGCGATGGCTCCCAATAATTATTCCGTGGATGTCTGCATTTTCTCCAAGAGCGTTGAGAGGTAAGCCGCAGCCATCCACGGTGAACGGGAGTAGGTGGAGCAAATGTTTGCTAGCGCCAAAGGAAGACCGAATACAAAGAAAGCATGGTCATCTACAGAGGGAAGAAACAGAGGAGACACGGCCAAGTAAGCTTGCTTGAAGCCTTACAAATTCCATGAGATAAGGTTACCAGAAACGATTATAGCGACTGCGCACGCATACATTAGGAATCCTTGGGAAAGAGGGAAGGGGTGAGGGTGGGTACAAACGGGGGATCGtctttccctatatatatatcataGATAGCCGAAGGAGGTGAGTCACTTCCAAGATCTAGATTTTGGAGCTTGAGCTTCGACGCAGGTAAATATGTCCAGCCTCCACGCCATGCGCAAGGCACAGAGGGCTCGAGGTCCGGCCACCATCATGGCCATCGGGACCGCCAACCCTCCCAATCTCTACGAGCAGAGCACGTATCCGGATTACTACTTCCGCGTCACCAACTCCGAGCACATGCAGGAGCTGAAGCACAAGTTCCGGCGCATCTGTAAGAGACTGTTCTATATCTTTCTCTGAAAATTCTTGCGAGTCGACCGTAGAATCTTTCTGCGGAGATgaccacacacacacgcacacgctTGAACGCTGCGATTCACTCTTTTTTGCCAATCCATTCGTTCTTCTTCGTCTTCGCTTATTTAACGTCCATATCAGACTCGCTCAGAGCAGATATAACGTAATCGTCGAGGGAGGTTAACTAACTTTGCCGTTCATGTTTCCTGCCTATATACGCACCGTAACGTAATCGTCAGGTTAGACGTGAGTCTTCAACTGGCGTCTTTCTGGTACTGCCTAGGCGTGTTAGCAGTTTAATTATTGCAACAGATCGAGAGGTCCACAATTAGTCTGCAGTACGATTCACTGAAACATGCATGCATCCCAACCAGAGCAAGCAAGAAAAGAGCTACTAACTTGGCTCTGTTTTTTGCTTGCCATGTTCGTCGGACGAAGGCGAGAAGACCATGGTCAAAAGACGCTACCTCTATCTCACGGAGGAGATCCTCAAAGACCGGCCAAAACTGTGCGCCTACATGGAGCCATCTTTCGACGACCGGCAGGACATCGTGGTGGAGGAGGTGCCCAAGCTGGCCAAGGAAGCCGCCGCCAAGGCCATCAAGGAGTGGGGCCGCTCCATGTCCGACATCACCCACTTGGTCTTCTGTTCCATCAGCGGCATCGACATGCCCGGCGCCGACTACCGCCTCGCCAAGCTCCTCGGCCTCCCTCTATCCGTCAACCGCATCATGCTCTACAGCCAGGCCTGTCATATGGGCGCCGCCATGCTCCGCATCGCCAAGGACCTGGCCGAGAACAACAAGGGCGCCCGGGTGCTCGTGGTGTCCTGCGAGATCACCGTGCTCAGCTTCCGAGGCCCGGACGAGCACGACTTCCAGGCTCTCGCAGGCCAAGCGGGGTTCGGCGACGGGGCAGCTGCGGTCATCGTGGGCGCAGATCCCATCCAAGGCGTGGAAAAGCCGATCTACGAGATCATGTCGGCCACGCAAGTGACGGTACCGGAGAGCGAGAAGGCCGTCGGTGGCCATCTCAGGGAGGTAGGCCTGACCTTCTATTTCTTCAGCCAGTTGCCGATGATCATCGCCGACAACATAGAACATAGCCTGACCGAGGCTTTCAAGCCCCTGGGGATCACCAACTGGAACGACATCTTCTGGGTGGCGCACCCGGGGAACTGGGCGATCATGGACGCCATCGAGCGCAAGCTGGGGCTCCAGCCGGAGAAGCTCACCACGGCGCGGCATGTTTTCTCCGAGTACGGGAACATGCAGAGCGCCACTGTGTACTTCGTGTTGGACGAGGTCAGGAAGCGATCGGTGACGCAAGAGCGGTCCACCACCGGCGACGGACTGCGGTGGGGCGTGCTCTTTGGGTTTGGCCCCGGGCTCAGCATCGAGACCGTCGTGCTCCGCGGTGTGCCACGCTAGGGATTTCCATCCCCCCGTAATGATGCACGCAAGTTATCATCAGTCTAGTCTAGTGTGCTCTCCAGATGTGTCGTGTGAATTGTGACGACGCTGTAAACGAATCACGCTCTTTCCTTGCTGGGTTTGGCCAAAAAGAAGGGATACGATGGTGGCATGTATGTTCATGAAGAACCATCCCGTGTTCAATGAATTGAACCCAAAAATATCCCTTTTGATCGTACGGGGACATCCTTGTCGATCGCCATCATCTTGAACGAAGCCCAAAGCTCATCGGCCGACTCGTCCTGCGTGTGACAAATGAAATATCGAGCGACAATTGATTAGATGTCTTTACATAGAATAGCTTCGAAATTTCCGAGTAAACTGAGAGTAATCTGTAGCTTAGATTCTGCTGGtgcaagctttttttttttttttttttttttttgcttttcgtaGTTAGTTATGAGCAAAGCCAAGTGGATGACATGAGTTTGGGTAAAGCCATGCGGTGCAATGATACCTGATTAGACTACATGGAGTCTAGTCGCTGAGCAATTCAAAGATCCCCGGTAGTTACATCTCCATAAGGAAATTTCATATGGGCAATTGCACCTGATTGGCTAAACCCAAAGGCAACTTTTAAGTGGGTGGGTTCTTTCCTTGAGTGACAAGTAAAAGACAACGGGAAAAAAAGAGGCCACGCGGCTCAtgtactttctctctctctctctctcttagtcaCGAGAGCTGCCATGTAGGACCCGCACTTCAGCTCCGACGCACGGGAAATGAAGTGCCACGTTATTTACAACGGAAAAACTATCGCTCGATAATTTATTATGGTAAcagatatatatattatttcttttgaGAAGCATCAAATTCTCTTTGAATGTGCATGCTAACGCTATTTGAAGTGGGATACAAGATGGAACACCGGAAGAGGCGCGAGTACAGCAGAAAGATGCTTGAAAGGAACAACGAGGACGTAGTCTGAATCTGCAACCAAATGGACGCacctcgaatatatatatatatatatatatatatatatatatatatatatatatatatccaccgtTCGAGAAGCTGGAACCATGAATTAAACAGGTAAGTACTGGACCTATAATGCCCTGTGTGGATTTTTGTTGGAAACCCGGCAAAGAACCATAAAATTACACCTCCTCGTCCTGGGATCAGGTGATCGTCCGGGCCTGGGATGAGGGATTCTGGATTTCTCTGGTAATGCTCACTTAAACCGAAACACAGCATATTTCCACTATGAGACCATAGAGATCTCTAGTATTACACCAATTAAATCGGAAGATCTACATACGTACTATTAGCTATACATCAAGACGTTTCTACGTGCTTGAGATCTTGGCGCCTGCCTCGTCGTGGTGATGGCCGTTCAATTATCGTAGTCCATGATTCGAAAGTGGACTCGGGAAATAAAATATGGCTTCTTCAATATGAGGGGCGGGCAGAGCCAATCGTACTGGTTTCTTTGAAGACCATCACAGATCAGAGAAGAAAAACCTGGCCATGTAACTTTCCATCTTTAAAAAAACATGTAGAACTAATCAAAGGCCTAAGACATTTCTATAGCTGTTTCCGTGCACCAAACAGGGGGGAGAGGTTGGTGAAGACCACTTGTGTatgtatataataatataatgttCTCTTCAAAGGTTGGTGAAGACCTTATCGATGATAATGATGGTAGCGTGGACTGATCGTACTCAGGAAGCGATTGAGTCGGGAAATGGAGGCCAGCTCGTGACGGCGTATTGGAAGCCGCAGATGTGCGTGAGTTGCATGGGCGGTAGGTGTGCGTGCTCATCTCCGATTTCAAAGCAACCGGTGGTGAAGTCATATCTCGACCAATTGGGTATTAGTGACTGACTCGTTCGTTGTACGTTCCACCAAGTGCCCGCACATCGCCATCgtcgcttctctctctctctctctctctcgggtttAAGCGCACGCTTAAGCAAGCCTTCTTTATCCGCTACCATAGTCtgtcttcatttttttttctttgtgcgACCAAACGAATATATATTATCAATCAATAATTGATATATCTGATGACAATGTTTCAGGGTGACGGAATGGCTGACCGAATCAATTGCCATCGTCATCTACGTGAGGAGCCAGTCAGTCTATAAGTTTGACTAAAGCAACAATGAAGGTAGGTCTGTTTGCACTTGGACATTCATTTaatagaattattattattattattatttccctCCTAAGTTGTTTTATTAGTAATTCTCGACGAGATTATAATAACGATGCCTCATCACTTTGTAGTTTGGTTCCAGTGGTTGGGAAAAGCGATTCATATAGGTTCCAGTGGATGGATGTTAACGAAAGTGGTGTACACTAATATTATTTCAATAGATATTTGTATATTGACATGAAAAATATTAATGACATCTTAATCAGTTTGATATGGTTCGGACCCAAATACGAGATGTTTCGGAATGTTAAACCCTCGATATGTTATTTTTATGAAGATCAAAGTTAATTGAAACCatccaatttttttcttttacttattgTTTGTTTCTATGTCACTACATCGATATTTATTtgacatttaaaaaaatattccttATATTTTACGATAAGTTGACCTGTCAAGTTAGCTATTTTTAAGATTATTAAAATAGATTCTCATTGAATTTGAGTCGAATAAATCCAAAGCCGTATAACTTTTTATTTAATTCGATCGATCATTCTTAAAAATCTGCACCTCTGATTAATGCACAATCCATCCATCGTTTCATGAGCACATCTGTCTTAAACTGAAATCATAAAATAATTGATATCTAGACAGATGAATCTGATATAAATCATACGATGAAGAACCAATCACTCAGATCAATGGATGAAGAACCACATGAGTCGATATATAGCAATCCGAATCACTCAGATCAATGGATGTCTTTCCCTGCTGATCTCGACCCAGAACCAATCTGTTGGTAGTAGTGGTAGTACGCGCGTTTCATTCATCTCGACCCAGAGAAATCTAACTGCAAGTTCATAATTATATTCCGTCGGCCATGAGTACGCGCGTTTCTGTTCATGCTTTGAGGTATTGCCGATGCTGGTGGTAGTGGCGGTGGCCGCCGAAGGTCGCACCGAAGCAACCCAAGAGTCGGGAGTTTGAATACTCGATCGGAATCGACCAAGTATGCTTCCTGCAAATATTAGCAAGCGGATATATCCGTGCTGAGATCTCAGTCGTTAATAGCTTGTTTGTTTTGCCTCATCACATCCGAACAACTCGTTGGAATACTGCGTATGTCAACAGGCTATTCGAAGGGTCTTGTTGTTTGTCACAGGGGATGAAAATGACGACGGCGGTACACGGATTGGCTTGGTTTTGAGAGGCGGGGCCGAATGAGTGCCAGTCCATTACCGTGAACTGGAAAACCCTGGCCATGTCTCTTAACGCTAAGAAATCATATACGTAGAGCCAATTCGAGGCCTACGAAGCCATAGATGTCTAATACTGTTTGCTGGATGCAAAACGAGGCGAGAGGGGGTTGGTGGGATGCAGTGGGTAGGTGAAGACCACTTGTAAATAATcaagtattttattttctttcttaagaggTTGGTGAGAATACCTAAACCAATATAGTATGGACTCACCCCGCAGTTGAATGCAATGGGTTGACTCGGGAAGAAGGGCGAAGTTGGTGGACAAGCTCCGGATGACGACGACGTACATATATCCAAGCAATGTGTCATCCATCCATCTATTAATGTTCAATAGCCCCGCCACTTTGGTGCTACCGATTCGTTCAACGTTCAAAGTAAATGCCTACTCGATCAACGGAAGTTGGCATCGCCTAACCGTGGCGGAAACAGAGGATACTGTAACACTGACACCCGAAACACCCTATATAAAGCATATGACGGAGGAGAAACTCCCTGCTCATCATCCCACTGTTTTATCCCGCATCACTCATCCGACGTTTTCGCTGCAACTATGGCTGGTATCAGTGCCTTCCGAAAGGCTCAAAGACCTCAAGGTCCAGCCACCATCATGGCCATCGGGACGGCCAATCCCCCCAACCTCTACGAGCAGAGTACTTTCCCGGACTTCTACTTCCGGGTCACCAACTCCGACCACATGCCAGAACTCAAGGACAAGTTCCGCCGCATCTGTAAGTTTATATCTGTGCGAAACGATTCTTCGTCGAAACATACCTTTCTTAATCGGAAAAAGAAAAAGGCTAACATGCGCTGTCGATCGCTCTGTACGTGAAGGTGGCAAGACCATGATCAAAAAGCGGTACATGCACCTCACGGAGGAGGTCCTCAAGCAGAAACCTGGAATGTGCTCCTACATGGACCCCTCCTTCGACGAGCGCCAGGAAATCGTGGTGGAGGAGGTGCCGAGACTCGCCAAGGAAGCCGCCGCCAAGGCCATCAAAGAGTGGGGCCGCGACAAGTCCGGCATCACCCACTTGGTCTTCTGCTCCACCAGCGGCATCGACATGCCCGGCGCCGACTACCGCCTGGTCAAGCTCCTGAACCTCCCCCTATCCGTCAACCGCATCATGCTCTACAACCAGGCCTGCCACATCGGCGCCCAGATGCTCCGCATCGCCAAGGACATCGCCGAGAACCACAAGGACGCCCGTGTGCTCGTGGTGGCCTGCGAGCTCAACACGCTCATCTTCCGAGGCCCAGACGAGCGCGACTTCCTGAGCCTCGCAGGCCAAGCCGCATTTGCGGATGGAGCAGCAGCGGTCATCGTCGGCGCGGATCCAATCCAAGGCGTCGAGAAGACCATCTTCGAGATGATGTCTGCGGAACAAGTGACCGTACCCGACTGCGAAAAAGCCGTCGGAGGCCACCTCAAGGAGATCGGTCTCACCTTCCATTTCATGAACCAGCTTCCCATGCTCATCTCCAACAACTTGGAGAACTGCCTCCTGGAGGCGTTCAAGCCATTAGGCATCACCGACTGGAACGAGGTCTTCTGGGTCTCCCACCCGGGGAACTGGGGAATCATGGACGCCATCGAGAAGAAGGTGGGGCTCAAGCAGGAGAAGCTCCGCTCGTCGAGGCACGTGTTCGGTGAGTACGGGAACATGATGAGCGCCACGGTTCTCTTCGTGATGGACGATGTGAGGAGGCGGTCGGCGGCGGAGGGGCGGGCGACAACCGGCGATGGGTTGGAGTGGGGAGTGCTCTTCGGCTTTGGACCGGGCCTCACCATCGAGACCGTGGTGCTTCGCAGTGTGCCTCTTTAGATTTCCCAGCAGAAACAGGACTTTTTATGTactgtaaataaaaaaaaaggacctCAATTACGCTAAAATGTGTGtgttcttaaaataaaaattatagctCGTAATTCGCTAGTTTTTTCTTTCGATTTTTTTGTTAGTATGTTCATCGGGTTGCTCGTTACAAATAAACCTCCACCATCTATCACACTACTGTAATCGTTTTGATCCATGATATGAGTAATCTTGACcagttatatatacatacatacatacatacatatatatatatatatatatatatatatatatatataattataaatctgTATTACtgattattaattaataattgTTCACTATATTTATCTTCCTGTATTTACCATCGGCATGCTCCGTAATAAAGGTTATAAAAACGGGTCAAAGTCATCCGACGACTAAACTAAACTGTGGCCTCTTAATTAACATTTTTAATCTTTCAAAAACAAATGATCGTATTACAATTATCGATCTATCTATATAGgcctaaaatataagaaaaaaagtaattaataagaaagaaaataaaataaaatcatgtcAACATATTATTCTATCTTTCATTAAGATACATTGttggttctttcttctcttttattgtttttttattattcattattatcgatctaagaaataaaatcatatattatATATCAGTTGAATCCATTCATCATCAACCCAAAACACTTTGGATTGATTCTTTTTCTTTAGATGTCTATAAAATATGATTtgattttcatcatatatatatatatatattaatgagaaaataaatataGTTATCTAGTTATTAACCACATTTCTCTTTATCGATAATACACTAATGATCAATTATCATCCGACACATAATCATCATATTGAAGCTATCatttaagaaaaagatctaaGTCactttctatctatctatctgacCGCATGGACTAAAGTCTAAGATAGATCGTTTGAGGACAGATCGTTTGAGATTCTCCTACATGtgaataaaatgtcaaaaaaaatttattgagatAAGTATAAATTGTTTCCTCTGAGTTTATGTATAAAAGCTAATCTCGACAGTATATCGGGAGCTTACTCTTTAAGAAAAACTTATATCCACCAAGTGATCTCGATCACTAACTTGAGCATCGAAGAAAtcagattgagaaattttatttgACATCGATCTTAGTACAGGTAACGTTTCGAGATCTCAACACGATTATCTCGGAGCTACTTTAAAGCCACCTTAGTCACCATCTCGAATACGTCTACGTCCTTGAGTTTGGACTACGTCGAGTTAACTCAGACATCAACGATGTTTCCCGTAACACCTCACTTGGTGAAAACGCTAGAGTTTAGCAGCTTGTTATAgacttttatgatattttttctacCGTTTTAGCTAATATTTACGTGTCTATGTATCTAACGATATATTCGATGGAGATGTGGTGAATCTAACTGTTCCTGGCTGTAAGATGAGTACAGAGTACGTACTACTGTACAATTCTTTTCTATACGAGAAGAGGCCAATCCTGGACGCGGATCATTGATCAACCCAGGAAGCATCCTCCTTTATTCGCATTGCTTTCCCaccaaatttttgtttcttttacttGGAACATCTTGCTTTACTTTATTCACATTGCTTTCCtactttttgtttcttttccttccaacattttacttcttttttttaatttaatatttcccTTTGCACTTATCACAGGGCACTAACAAATAACAGATGGCCTGTTTGCACATCGACTCCGGTGGAAACCACCGAG contains:
- the LOC135651457 gene encoding uncharacterized protein LOC135651457, with translation MALYGTSDALMCRVFPTILRGLAHMWFGGLKTETIASFDQLVNDFELHFMAYARSKPSAALLLGLKQREDEPLSHFVDRFAMQIRGMRPSRFLWSLVERPPTAVPEMLQRASRYITAETWAAGRRRDDFRLPAP
- the LOC135651306 gene encoding curcumin synthase 3-like, producing the protein MAGISAFRKAQRPQGPATIMAIGTANPPNLYEQSTFPDFYFRVTNSDHMPELKDKFRRICGKTMIKKRYMHLTEEVLKQKPGMCSYMDPSFDERQEIVVEEVPRLAKEAAAKAIKEWGRDKSGITHLVFCSTSGIDMPGADYRLVKLLNLPLSVNRIMLYNQACHIGAQMLRIAKDIAENHKDARVLVVACELNTLIFRGPDERDFLSLAGQAAFADGAAAVIVGADPIQGVEKTIFEMMSAEQVTVPDCEKAVGGHLKEIGLTFHFMNQLPMLISNNLENCLLEAFKPLGITDWNEVFWVSHPGNWGIMDAIEKKVGLKQEKLRSSRHVFGEYGNMMSATVLFVMDDVRRRSAAEGRATTGDGLEWGVLFGFGPGLTIETVVLRSVPL
- the LOC103968787 gene encoding curcumin synthase 2, producing the protein MSSLHAMRKAQRARGPATIMAIGTANPPNLYEQSTYPDYYFRVTNSEHMQELKHKFRRICEKTMVKRRYLYLTEEILKDRPKLCAYMEPSFDDRQDIVVEEVPKLAKEAAAKAIKEWGRSMSDITHLVFCSISGIDMPGADYRLAKLLGLPLSVNRIMLYSQACHMGAAMLRIAKDLAENNKGARVLVVSCEITVLSFRGPDEHDFQALAGQAGFGDGAAAVIVGADPIQGVEKPIYEIMSATQVTVPESEKAVGGHLREVGLTFYFFSQLPMIIADNIEHSLTEAFKPLGITNWNDIFWVAHPGNWAIMDAIERKLGLQPEKLTTARHVFSEYGNMQSATVYFVLDEVRKRSVTQERSTTGDGLRWGVLFGFGPGLSIETVVLRGVPR